Proteins encoded in a region of the Alosa sapidissima isolate fAloSap1 chromosome 19, fAloSap1.pri, whole genome shotgun sequence genome:
- the marcksl1a gene encoding MARCKS-related protein 1-A → MGAQLSKGGVAVDGKAAGDSASAKTNGQENGHVKTNGDVSAKPDGETVAADGNGTAEVTKETEAAAGDSIEPAPAPAEGETEAKADGEAAKDGKKKKKFSLKNSFKFKGISLKKGKKGSEEAASPTTEEAKPEENGHAAEPSAEAEAAAPAAEATEAAPEAEAAEAKPEEPAAAPSEEAPPSEEPAAAAAEETTPATDASEPEQKAE, encoded by the exons ATGGGAGCTCAGTTGTCCAAGGGTGGAGTAGCTGTGGATGGTAAAGCAGCGGGTGATTCGGCATCTGCCAAAACGAATGGCCAG GAGAACGGCCATGTCAAGACCAACGGTGATGTCTCTGCCAAGCCAGACGGCGAAACAGTAGCTGCTGATGGTAATGGCACTGCTGAGGTCACCAAGGAGACTGAGGCTGCGGCCGGCGACTCGATCGAGCCAGCACCCGCACCTGCCGAAGGGGAGACTGAAGCCAAAGCAGATGGCGAGGCCGCCAAGGAtggcaagaagaagaagaagttctCCCTGAAGAACTCCTTCAAGTTCAAGGGCATCTCCCTGAAGAAGGGTAAGAAGGGCAGCGAGGAGGCCGCTTCACCCACGACCGAAGAGGCCAAGCCAGAGGAGAACGGCCACGCCGCCGAGCCCAGCGCCGAAGCCGAGGCCGCTGCTCCGGCCGCCGAAGCCACAGAGGCTGCCCCCGAGGCAGAGGCCGCCGAGGCCAAGCCTGAAGAGCCCGCCGCCGCCCCCAGCGAGGAGGCCCCACCTAGCGAGGAGCCCGCTGCAGCCGCCGCCGAGGAGACGACGCCCGCCACCGACGCCTCTGAACCTGAGCAGAAGGCGGAGTGA